The region GACGCATTCCTCTTATGGTAGGGTGAGAATCCTCTTCCCCACCTCAgtctctttatccctctcatTCCCCCGTTCTTTTCCACTCACCACCAACAGCCCAGTGTTGATTTTGGGGCCCTTTGGACCACCTCCAGTTATCCCGCCACAATTACAGCCCATCACCTCCCTCTCCTGCGTGGGACACAGGCTGCGATGTACTCGCCCCTGGCCAGTACCCCTTCGACTGAACACGGGACGCCCGGACAAAACAATGCTTTCACAGGATGATGATTGTCTAATACTGGGAAGGCCCGACGACAGCAGCAGCACACTGAAGCATGGCTCTTAACGCCACTCAAAAAGACAAGGGTGGCAAACAAAGGCCGATTTTGCTTCTCAAAAAAACATAATCAAGTATTGATTATGttatggttggttggttgtttggGGACTCCTCCTCGCGTATTTCGGGAGGCGTTTTACGGAGACAGGTGATCACGCTGAGGTGACGTTGGGCTGCTGGAGCAGGCTGAGAGCCTGGGCTGCACCCTCCAAGTGGGGTTTGGTATTGGCGGGGGGTTGCTGCTGAGGCGGGGAGGTGCTGCCGGCCGGGCTGATTTGGGTGGATGACAGCTGGGTGAGCTGATCAGTGTTGGCCAGGGACTTGAGCACAGCGTTCTCCCGCTCCAGCTGAGAGTTCCTCTCATACAGCTCCTTGATCTGCTCCTTCAgaacctccacctcctcc is a window of Oncorhynchus masou masou isolate Uvic2021 unplaced genomic scaffold, UVic_Omas_1.1 unplaced_scaffold_3418, whole genome shotgun sequence DNA encoding:
- the LOC135534449 gene encoding TSC22 domain family protein 3-like, yielding DLVKSHLMYAVREEVEVLKEQIKELYERNSQLERENAVLKSLANTDQLTQLSSTQISPAGSTSPPQQQPPANTKPHLEGAAQALSLLQQPNVTSA